One genomic window of Diospyros lotus cultivar Yz01 chromosome 8, ASM1463336v1, whole genome shotgun sequence includes the following:
- the LOC127807271 gene encoding AP-2 complex subunit sigma has product MIRFILLQNRQGKTRLAKYYIPLEESEKHKVEYEVHRLVVNRDPKFTNFVEFRTHKVIYRRYAGLFFSLCVDITDNELAYLECIHLFVEILDHFFSNVCELDLVFNFHKVYLILDEFILAGELQETSKRAIIERMGELEKLE; this is encoded by the exons ATG ATCCGATTTATATTGCTCCAGAACAGGCAAGGGAAGACCCGTCTCGCGAAGTATTACATTCCTCTTGAGGAGTCGGAGAAGCACAAGGTCGAATACGAG GTTCATCGGTTGGTCGTGAATAGAGATCCCAAGTTCACCAATTTCGTTGAG TTTCGAACGCACAAGGTTATCTACAGGAGATATGCTGGATTATTTTTCTCCCTATGTGTTGATATAACCGATAATGAGTTGGCATATTTAGAGTGTATTCACTTATTTGTGGAGATATTGGATCATTTTTTCAGCAATGTGTGCGAGCTAGATTTGgtatttaattttcacaag GTCTATCTGATATTGGATGAGTTCATTCTTGCTGGGGAGCTCCAGGAAACAAGCAAGAGG GCAATTATAGAGAGAATGGGAGAGTTGGAAAAGCTGGAGTAA